A genomic region of Salinibacterium sp. NK8237 contains the following coding sequences:
- a CDS encoding ABC transporter substrate-binding protein, with product MFAANRRARVAIATVAAGTLVALAGCSTSDPTDTSADGSVTGDTIIVGSFAYPESEILGNIYAIALEDAGFEVETKFNLGPRQTTIPALEDGSVSLMPEYNGNLLFFYDTENAARTTAEVDAALETTVPDGFQVLNSSPAEDKDAYVVTQELADEEGLVSIGDLAKIEPFSLGASPQIAELPYGIPGLESAYGLTDITFVPIEDFGGPDTVKALVDDAVQVADIFTTSPDLVAKNLLVLEDPENLIAAQNIVPLLNSNIYSAELAVVLDAISAALTTEDLITLRDRVEGTEKAQAETAAQDWLTEKGLLN from the coding sequence ATGTTCGCAGCAAATCGGAGGGCACGGGTCGCCATCGCGACCGTTGCCGCGGGAACGCTTGTTGCCCTCGCAGGGTGCTCTACCTCTGACCCCACCGACACGTCGGCTGACGGTTCTGTCACTGGCGACACGATCATCGTGGGCTCGTTCGCCTACCCTGAGAGCGAGATTCTGGGAAACATTTACGCCATCGCGCTTGAGGATGCAGGGTTCGAGGTCGAGACGAAGTTCAACCTTGGTCCGCGCCAGACCACGATTCCCGCTTTAGAAGATGGATCGGTCAGCCTCATGCCGGAGTACAACGGCAACCTGCTCTTTTTCTATGACACAGAAAATGCCGCCCGCACCACAGCCGAAGTAGACGCGGCGCTCGAGACCACGGTGCCCGATGGCTTCCAGGTGCTCAACTCCTCGCCTGCTGAGGACAAAGACGCCTACGTTGTCACACAGGAGTTGGCAGATGAAGAGGGGCTCGTTTCAATCGGTGACCTGGCGAAGATCGAGCCGTTTAGCCTCGGAGCCAGCCCGCAGATCGCCGAGCTTCCTTACGGCATCCCGGGTCTCGAGTCGGCGTACGGACTTACGGACATCACGTTCGTTCCGATTGAGGACTTTGGCGGACCCGACACGGTGAAGGCCCTCGTTGACGATGCTGTGCAGGTGGCAGACATCTTCACGACATCACCGGATCTAGTCGCCAAGAACCTGCTCGTTCTTGAGGACCCCGAGAATCTCATTGCTGCGCAGAACATCGTGCCGCTGTTGAACTCGAACATCTACAGTGCCGAACTCGCAGTAGTTCTCGATGCGATCTCGGCCGCGCTCACCACCGAAGATCTCATCACTCTGCGTGACCGTGTCGAGGGCACGGAGAAGGCGCAGGCTGAGACCGCAGCCCAAGACTGGCTCACCGAAAAGGGTCTCCTGAACTAA
- a CDS encoding FadR/GntR family transcriptional regulator, translating to MTTFSRRGLHGHVVDVLGRRIMRGELASGDIIDPDALLAEFQVSRTVIREAIKVLTTKGLVDARPRLGTYVTPRERWQLLDRDVMTWRSEGMPDPLLVLELSEVRQVLEPAAARLAAVRRSEEQCAEIEAAMTALAATFESTEVTSHVAADLAFHRAILAASGNELLARFEVVLEPALHARNELAFENETTTQFLDDHRAVVTAIVTQDAEAAHTAMKLLMDQSNRDSETIVSKDLTGAALVANRKPAL from the coding sequence ATGACTACTTTCTCTCGCCGAGGCCTCCACGGGCACGTTGTTGATGTGCTCGGGCGCCGCATCATGCGGGGCGAGCTTGCCTCGGGAGACATCATCGATCCGGATGCGCTGCTTGCAGAGTTTCAGGTCAGCCGCACGGTGATCCGCGAAGCGATCAAGGTACTCACGACCAAGGGCCTTGTGGATGCGCGACCGCGCCTCGGCACCTACGTCACTCCGCGGGAGCGCTGGCAGCTGCTCGACCGCGATGTCATGACGTGGCGCTCGGAAGGTATGCCCGACCCGCTGCTCGTGCTCGAACTCAGCGAAGTGAGGCAAGTGCTCGAGCCCGCCGCCGCTCGACTGGCCGCCGTTCGCCGCAGCGAAGAACAGTGCGCCGAAATCGAAGCCGCGATGACGGCGCTAGCTGCGACCTTCGAGAGCACCGAAGTGACATCGCACGTAGCAGCGGACTTAGCTTTTCATCGGGCCATCTTGGCAGCATCCGGCAACGAACTTTTGGCCCGCTTTGAGGTCGTGCTGGAACCCGCGCTGCATGCGCGCAACGAGCTTGCTTTTGAGAACGAGACAACAACCCAATTTTTGGATGACCATCGCGCAGTTGTGACGGCGATTGTCACGCAGGATGCCGAGGCCGCCCACACCGCGATGAAGTTGCTGATGGACCAGTCGAACCGCGACTCCGAAACCATCGTGAGCAAAGACCTGACCGGCGCTGCACTCGTCGCGAACCGAAAGCCGGCTCTCTAA
- a CDS encoding SDR family oxidoreductase codes for MATRTVLITGAAHGIGAAAARLFAASGDDVVVTDIDVDAAAAVASEIVAAGGAATAHRLDVADSEQWEALSRELRSANRPPAVIVNNAFFQVTGIAHEQSEDNWNKQLSVTLSSVYRAMRTFHDTLTAARGNMVNVSSVHGVLSWAEQPAYGAAKGGLISLTRQLSLDYAPHVRVNVVLPGSIKTRQWDHQTPEAQELARRQATLQRLGTPEEVASVIQFLAGDGASYITGASLVVDGGMTTTLGA; via the coding sequence ATGGCGACCCGCACCGTGCTCATCACGGGCGCAGCCCACGGCATCGGCGCGGCTGCTGCGCGCCTCTTTGCTGCCTCCGGTGACGATGTTGTTGTCACTGACATTGACGTGGATGCCGCTGCCGCGGTTGCCTCCGAAATCGTCGCGGCCGGTGGCGCCGCCACCGCCCATCGCCTCGACGTCGCGGACTCCGAGCAGTGGGAGGCGCTCTCGCGCGAGCTGCGCTCCGCGAATCGCCCGCCCGCGGTCATCGTGAATAACGCGTTCTTTCAAGTGACTGGCATTGCGCACGAACAGAGCGAAGACAACTGGAACAAGCAGCTCTCGGTGACGTTGTCATCCGTCTATCGAGCGATGCGTACTTTCCACGACACTCTCACCGCTGCTCGCGGCAACATGGTTAACGTGTCGAGCGTGCACGGGGTGCTGTCCTGGGCCGAGCAACCCGCTTACGGCGCGGCGAAGGGTGGGCTCATTTCGCTCACGCGTCAACTTTCGCTCGACTATGCGCCGCACGTGCGCGTGAACGTGGTGCTCCCGGGATCGATCAAGACCCGGCAGTGGGATCACCAAACCCCTGAAGCGCAGGAGCTGGCGCGACGCCAAGCCACCCTGCAGCGGCTGGGGACTCCCGAGGAAGTCGCGTCTGTCATCCAGTTCCTCGCTGGAGACGGTGCGTCGTACATCACGGGCGCTTCGCTTGTCGTCGATGGCGGCATGACGACGACGCTCGGCGCCTAG
- the dgoD gene encoding galactonate dehydratase, which translates to MKIARIETFLVPPRWLFVRIETDNGIVGWGEPVVEGQADIVRAAVEQHAEYLVGLDATRIEDHWQVLTRGGFYRGGPVASSAIAGIDQALWDIAGKAHGVPVHDLLGGAVRDRIRMYGWVGGDEPSELRDNIAQQVESGLTAVKMNGSGRMKPIGTVSAIDEVVERAALAREVLGPDRDMAIDFHGRMTVANARRVLPLLAPYAPLFVEEPVVPEKSHLLDGIVASTSIPISTGERLFSRNEFLGPLQAGIAVVQPDLSHAGGISEVRRIAALADMFDAQLAPHCPLGPIALASSLQVGFNTPNFLIQEQSIGIHYNVGSDVLEYLMDTSVFDFTSGYIERLTAPGLGIDIDEAAVRAADKVGHQWRSPVWRHDDGSLAEW; encoded by the coding sequence GTGAAGATCGCACGCATCGAAACATTCCTCGTTCCACCACGATGGCTCTTCGTGCGCATCGAGACCGATAACGGCATCGTCGGCTGGGGCGAGCCCGTTGTTGAAGGCCAGGCCGACATCGTGCGGGCCGCCGTCGAACAGCACGCCGAATACCTTGTGGGGCTCGACGCCACCCGCATCGAAGATCACTGGCAAGTGCTCACCCGCGGCGGCTTCTACCGGGGCGGCCCCGTCGCGTCCAGCGCTATCGCCGGCATCGACCAAGCGCTCTGGGACATCGCGGGCAAAGCTCACGGCGTTCCCGTTCACGACCTTCTGGGCGGCGCCGTGCGCGACCGCATCCGAATGTACGGCTGGGTTGGCGGCGACGAACCCTCCGAGCTGCGCGATAACATCGCCCAGCAGGTGGAGTCGGGCCTCACCGCTGTGAAGATGAACGGCAGCGGACGGATGAAGCCCATCGGCACCGTGAGCGCCATCGACGAGGTTGTTGAACGGGCCGCACTCGCCCGCGAAGTTTTGGGTCCCGACCGCGACATGGCGATCGACTTCCACGGACGGATGACCGTCGCCAACGCCCGTCGCGTGCTCCCCCTTCTCGCGCCCTACGCTCCCCTCTTTGTCGAAGAACCTGTTGTGCCTGAGAAGTCACATCTGCTCGACGGCATCGTGGCGTCGACATCAATCCCGATCTCCACCGGCGAGCGCCTCTTCTCCCGCAACGAGTTCTTGGGACCACTGCAGGCCGGCATCGCTGTCGTGCAGCCCGACCTCTCCCATGCGGGCGGTATTTCCGAAGTGCGCCGCATCGCCGCTCTCGCCGACATGTTCGATGCTCAGCTCGCGCCGCACTGCCCGCTCGGACCGATCGCTCTGGCGTCGAGTCTGCAGGTCGGGTTCAACACACCGAACTTCTTGATTCAGGAACAGAGCATCGGCATCCACTACAACGTCGGATCAGACGTGCTCGAATACCTCATGGATACGAGCGTCTTCGACTTCACGAGTGGCTACATCGAGCGGCTGACCGCTCCCGGGCTCGGCATCGACATCGATGAGGCCGCCGTGCGCGCCGCCGACAAGGTCGGACACCAGTGGCGCTCCCCCGTGTGGCGTCACGATGATGGGTCGCTCGCCGAGTGGTAG